The Salvia miltiorrhiza cultivar Shanhuang (shh) chromosome 1, IMPLAD_Smil_shh, whole genome shotgun sequence genome has a window encoding:
- the LOC131007150 gene encoding uncharacterized protein LOC131007150, whose amino-acid sequence MIFAGYNKAIRIFEVHRPGRDFEQHSTVLGNKEGQSGIISSIAFSPTSSGMLAVGSYNQTTAIYREDNMELLYVLHGQEGGVTQVQFSKDGNYLYSGGRKDPYILCWDIRKTVDIVYKLYRSSESTNQRIQFAIEPLGRYLGTGGQDGLVHIYDLQTGEWVSSFQAALGSLILLFIPVCLIRKIIFLRFLVGEGAHMWVKSKGIATDGTIEDADEWLVNFERAQAEIAKIRELDDDEDENTDTSAENFGD is encoded by the exons AT GATATTTGCTGGATACAATAAAGCTATCAGAATTTTTGAGGTTCATCGCCCAGGGAGAGATTTTGAACAACACTCGACTGTTTTAGGAAACAAAGAAGGCCAATCAG GTATTATATCTTCTATTGCTTTTTCCCCCACTTCTTCTGGTATGCTGGCTGTGGGCTCCTACAACCAGACTACTGCTATATACAGAGAAGACAATATGGAACTGCTGTATGTGTTGCATGGCCAAGAAGGTGGGGTTACACAA GTTCAGTTTTCTAAGGATGGAAACTATTTGTACTCTGGGGGACGGAAG GATCCTTATATTCTATGCTGGGATATTCGCAAAACTGTTGATATTGTCTACAA ACTATATCGATCATCTGAAAGCACCAATCAGAGAATACAATTCGCTATTGAACCTCTTGGTCGATATCTTGGAACTGGTGGTCAG GATGGTCTGGTGCATATCTATGATCTTCAGACCGGGGAGTGGGTATCAAGCTTTCAAGCGGCACTAGGTTCACTCATCCTCCTCTTTATACCTGTCTGCTTAATTAGAAAGATTATATTCCTCAGGTTCTTGGTCGGTGAAGGGGCCCATATGTGGGTGAAGTCCAAGGGTATTGCGACTGATGGCACTATAGAGGATGCGGATGAG TGGTTGGTGAATTTTGAGCGTGCGCAGGCTGAGATTGCTAAGATACGAGAACTGGATGATGACGAGGATGAGAACACTGATACTTCTGCTGAGAATTTTGGAGATTGA